The following are encoded together in the uncultured Sphaerochaeta sp. genome:
- a CDS encoding M55 family metallopeptidase, whose amino-acid sequence MKVFISTDMEGIEGISSWNEMTTKEAWCASLLKQELTYVIDTLLQGTEIEEICICDSHSRGENLVYGSFGDERITHIKGYPRHSYMMEGLDESFDAVFLIGYHASIGTEKGGMDHSYSSSCIYEIRLNGTVVGETEINAYYAGLYGVPVTLVSGDDVLEAELKEFLSIPFVRTKEGLGRYTAKMYSPELVRRTFEEQVKAFLQRPLDSFEVKRFDGLVELEVDLATTVISDAVAVVPGLERVGGRTVRYTSEQYDDVFHMILTIAMLGGKFAQFT is encoded by the coding sequence ATGAAAGTATTTATTTCCACAGACATGGAAGGTATTGAAGGAATCTCTTCTTGGAACGAGATGACCACCAAGGAAGCTTGGTGTGCTTCCCTGCTTAAACAGGAATTGACGTATGTTATAGATACATTGCTCCAAGGTACAGAAATAGAGGAAATATGCATTTGTGACTCTCATAGCCGTGGGGAGAATTTGGTCTATGGTTCCTTCGGAGACGAGCGTATCACCCATATAAAGGGGTACCCACGTCATTCCTATATGATGGAGGGTCTTGATGAGAGCTTCGATGCCGTATTCCTCATTGGCTACCATGCAAGCATCGGAACAGAGAAAGGTGGGATGGACCACTCCTACTCCTCTTCCTGCATCTATGAGATCAGGCTGAATGGCACTGTGGTTGGCGAAACGGAGATTAATGCATATTATGCAGGGCTTTACGGCGTACCAGTGACCTTGGTAAGTGGTGATGATGTTCTGGAAGCTGAACTGAAAGAGTTCCTCTCAATTCCTTTCGTACGGACCAAGGAAGGACTCGGTCGCTATACGGCTAAAATGTACAGCCCTGAGTTGGTGAGGCGTACCTTTGAAGAACAAGTAAAGGCCTTTCTGCAACGTCCTTTGGACAGTTTTGAAGTGAAACGGTTTGATGGCCTGGTTGAACTGGAAGTGGATTTGGCCACTACGGTCATCTCTGATGCAGTTGCAGTGGTGCCTGGCCTGGAGCGAGTCGGTGGACGGACCGTACGGTACACATCAGAACAGTATGATGATGTGTTCCATATGATTCTCACTATTGCCATGCTTGGTGGCAAGTTTGCTCAGTTTACCTAA
- a CDS encoding ABC transporter permease, producing the protein MGKYIIRRLIMMIPVLLGVTFIVFFIMSLTPGDPAAIILGDQASAEALEMKRIELGLDKPLLVRYATYMGNLFQGDLGLSYRNQISVASQVWDKFPNTAILAISGILVALIIGIPIGILSAKKQYTVMDNTSMVFSLVGVSMPNFWLGLLLSLLFALKLGWLPSQGMGRGFIGLLRSLVLPALTLGTGAAATVVRMTRSSMLEVIRQDYISTARAKGITEKQITKKHMLKNALIPIVTAVGLQFGLLLGGAMLTETIFSWPGLGRLMVDSITSKDIPMVLGSVIFMAVMFSFVNLLVDILYAFLDPRIKSQYSKKVVKRRRGVVV; encoded by the coding sequence ATGGGAAAGTATATTATTCGACGATTGATTATGATGATCCCCGTGTTGCTTGGGGTAACCTTCATCGTATTTTTCATCATGTCCCTCACTCCCGGTGATCCTGCTGCCATCATCCTTGGAGACCAGGCAAGTGCCGAGGCATTGGAGATGAAAAGGATTGAGTTGGGATTAGACAAACCACTATTGGTGCGTTATGCAACCTACATGGGTAATTTGTTCCAGGGTGATCTGGGGCTGAGTTACCGGAACCAGATATCGGTAGCCTCCCAGGTATGGGACAAGTTTCCCAATACTGCCATCTTGGCAATATCCGGTATCTTGGTTGCGCTGATCATCGGAATTCCCATCGGGATCCTCTCTGCGAAGAAACAGTATACGGTCATGGATAATACCTCGATGGTATTCTCCTTGGTGGGGGTTTCCATGCCGAACTTCTGGCTAGGCCTACTGCTCTCCCTTCTCTTTGCTCTAAAACTGGGGTGGCTGCCCTCCCAAGGCATGGGAAGAGGATTTATTGGTTTGCTGAGGTCATTGGTGCTTCCTGCCTTGACCCTCGGTACCGGTGCTGCTGCAACGGTGGTTCGTATGACACGCTCGTCCATGCTTGAGGTAATCCGGCAGGATTACATATCGACTGCTCGTGCAAAGGGCATTACGGAAAAACAAATAACCAAGAAGCATATGTTGAAAAATGCCTTGATCCCAATCGTAACTGCTGTAGGACTGCAGTTCGGTCTATTGCTTGGTGGTGCGATGCTCACGGAAACCATTTTTTCTTGGCCTGGACTAGGGAGGCTTATGGTTGATTCCATTACCAGTAAGGACATCCCCATGGTACTGGGCTCGGTTATCTTCATGGCTGTCATGTTCTCGTTTGTTAACCTCTTGGTCGATATTCTTTATGCGTTTCTTGATCCGAGGATCAAGAGCCAGTACTCCAAAAAGGTTGTCAAGAGAAGGAGAGGGGTGGTGGTATGA
- a CDS encoding ABC transporter permease: MKQPVVKKQRTLAAETWRRFKKNKLALTGMIVILSLVVIALSTIVIDLVTDKAIYNDYVIKQNLRMRLQGPSREHIFGLDEFGRDIFMRMVWAVRYSLFMGTIAIALSTILGGLLGAVAGYYGKISDNIIMRFMDVLLAIPSMLLATAIVAALGTSLTNVLIAIAISYVPTYARTVRASVLTIKDQEFIEAARAMGASDVRIIFKYILPNSMAPLIVQATLGVAGAILSIAGLSFLGLGIQPPTPEWGSMLSSARAYIREGWHITVIPGLGIMITILSLNVMGDGLRDALDPRLKN; the protein is encoded by the coding sequence ATGAAACAACCGGTGGTAAAGAAACAGCGAACTCTTGCTGCAGAAACCTGGAGACGGTTCAAGAAGAACAAACTGGCCTTGACCGGTATGATTGTCATCCTGTCGCTTGTGGTGATTGCACTCTCCACGATTGTGATTGATTTGGTCACTGATAAGGCAATCTACAATGACTATGTGATTAAACAGAATCTGCGCATGCGTCTGCAAGGACCAAGCAGGGAGCACATCTTTGGGTTGGATGAATTCGGGCGCGATATATTCATGCGAATGGTATGGGCAGTCCGTTACTCACTCTTCATGGGAACGATTGCCATAGCACTCTCTACCATCCTGGGAGGTTTGTTGGGTGCGGTGGCCGGTTATTATGGAAAGATTTCCGATAACATCATCATGCGTTTCATGGATGTGTTGCTGGCTATTCCCTCCATGCTCCTTGCTACTGCGATTGTAGCAGCACTGGGCACAAGCCTGACCAATGTGCTCATAGCAATTGCCATCAGCTATGTCCCCACCTATGCCAGAACAGTACGAGCCTCGGTATTGACCATCAAGGACCAGGAGTTCATTGAGGCAGCGAGAGCAATGGGAGCCAGCGATGTACGAATTATTTTCAAGTACATCCTTCCCAACTCAATGGCCCCTCTGATCGTCCAGGCCACCCTTGGAGTTGCCGGTGCAATCCTTTCCATAGCAGGTCTTTCGTTCTTGGGATTGGGTATACAGCCTCCAACTCCCGAGTGGGGGTCGATGCTTTCCTCTGCGAGGGCATACATTCGCGAAGGTTGGCATATCACGGTCATCCCAGGGCTGGGAATCATGATCACCATCCTGTCCTTGAATGTTATGGGTGATGGACTGAGGGATGCCTTGGATCCTCGGCTGAAAAATTAG
- a CDS encoding ABC transporter ATP-binding protein yields MQNPDDILSIENLTIHYETDEGSVHALNEVSLAMKRGETLGLVGETGAGKTTLARGILRLVPSPPGVIKHGSVYFEGQDLLSLNESKMRAIRGSRISMIFQDPMTSLNPVMTVGEQIQEVVEVHNRDLKRDEIVRQADAMLEMVGIPAARSHEFPHQFSGGMKQRVIIAIALACNPVLLIADEPTTALDVTIQAQVLDMITALKKRLNTAMLLITHDLGVVAQNCDRVAIMYAGQIIELGNLDDIFKRPTHPYTKGLLGSIPSLSKDVKRLSPIKGLMPDPTDLPPGCKFAPRCRFVTEACERAMPEPTHLSETHQVRCILAEAEVRNG; encoded by the coding sequence ATGCAGAATCCAGATGATATATTATCCATCGAAAACCTTACCATTCATTATGAAACTGATGAAGGTAGTGTGCATGCCCTCAATGAGGTTTCCCTTGCAATGAAAAGAGGGGAAACCCTTGGATTGGTCGGAGAGACTGGAGCGGGAAAGACAACCCTTGCAAGGGGAATTCTTCGCCTGGTTCCTTCTCCCCCTGGAGTGATCAAGCATGGGAGCGTGTATTTTGAAGGGCAGGATTTGCTCTCACTGAATGAGAGCAAGATGCGTGCAATCCGCGGGAGTCGTATCTCCATGATTTTCCAGGATCCCATGACCAGTCTCAATCCAGTCATGACTGTGGGGGAGCAGATCCAAGAAGTTGTTGAGGTTCATAACCGGGATCTTAAACGTGATGAGATTGTTCGGCAAGCTGATGCAATGTTGGAAATGGTTGGGATTCCCGCTGCGCGAAGTCATGAGTTTCCCCATCAGTTCTCTGGAGGTATGAAGCAGCGTGTGATCATCGCCATCGCACTTGCTTGTAATCCTGTCCTGTTGATTGCTGATGAACCGACTACCGCTCTTGATGTTACAATCCAGGCACAAGTATTGGATATGATTACAGCCCTAAAGAAGCGGCTCAATACTGCAATGCTGCTCATAACGCATGACCTGGGAGTTGTTGCTCAGAATTGTGATCGGGTTGCCATCATGTATGCCGGACAAATCATTGAGCTGGGAAATCTCGACGACATTTTCAAACGACCAACACATCCCTATACGAAAGGGTTGCTTGGATCAATCCCTTCCCTTTCGAAGGATGTGAAACGACTGAGTCCCATCAAGGGCCTGATGCCCGATCCAACTGATCTACCTCCTGGTTGTAAGTTTGCTCCCCGCTGTAGATTCGTTACTGAAGCCTGTGAACGAGCAATGCCTGAGCCCACCCATCTGAGCGAAACACATCAGGTTCGTTGCATTTTAGCCGAAGCGGAGGTGAGAAATGGCTGA
- a CDS encoding oligopeptide/dipeptide ABC transporter ATP-binding protein: MADVLLRVEHLKKYFDTPGGTLHAVDDVSFDLKRGETLGVVGESGCGKSTLGRTILRLYEPTEGNVFFENQEITSLSNKSMKALRRDMQIIFQDPFASLNPRMTVSEMIAESLLIQKIFTRKQGPQLRTRVTELMDLVGLSPKLINSYPHELDGGRRQRIGIARVLALDPKFVVCDEPVSALDVSIQAQILNLMQDLQDEFGLTYLFITHDLSVVKHLSNDIIVMYLGQMVEKAPAKELFSHPMHPYTKALLSAIPVPDPDYAVDRVLLKGELASPIDPVPGCRFAKRCPFVTDACTKSDIPLREITPGHFAACILV; encoded by the coding sequence ATGGCTGATGTCTTGTTGCGTGTTGAACATCTGAAAAAATATTTTGATACCCCAGGTGGTACTTTGCATGCTGTGGATGATGTCTCCTTTGACCTGAAGAGAGGGGAAACCCTTGGGGTTGTTGGTGAATCTGGCTGTGGGAAATCAACCTTGGGCAGGACGATTTTGCGTTTGTATGAGCCTACCGAGGGTAATGTCTTTTTTGAGAACCAGGAGATTACCTCACTCAGCAACAAAAGCATGAAAGCACTTAGACGTGATATGCAGATTATTTTCCAAGATCCCTTTGCGTCCCTGAACCCAAGAATGACAGTCAGTGAGATGATTGCAGAAAGTTTGCTGATCCAGAAGATCTTTACTCGCAAGCAGGGTCCACAGTTGCGTACACGGGTTACCGAGTTGATGGATCTGGTGGGCCTCTCCCCAAAACTGATCAACAGCTACCCGCATGAACTGGATGGAGGGCGAAGGCAACGTATAGGTATAGCCCGGGTCTTGGCCTTGGACCCGAAGTTTGTTGTGTGTGATGAGCCGGTCTCTGCTCTTGATGTATCGATTCAGGCTCAGATCTTGAATTTGATGCAGGACTTGCAGGATGAGTTTGGATTGACCTATCTCTTCATCACCCACGATCTTTCGGTAGTGAAGCATCTCTCAAATGACATCATTGTCATGTATTTGGGGCAGATGGTTGAGAAAGCCCCTGCAAAAGAGCTTTTCTCCCATCCTATGCACCCATACACGAAGGCGTTGCTCTCAGCCATTCCTGTTCCGGATCCTGATTATGCCGTGGATAGGGTGTTGCTCAAGGGAGAGTTGGCCAGTCCCATTGATCCGGTGCCTGGTTGTCGGTTTGCAAAACGATGTCCGTTTGTAACTGATGCCTGTACCAAGTCAGATATCCCGCTTAGGGAGATAACCCCAGGACATTTTGCAGCTTGTATATTGGTTTGA
- a CDS encoding ABC transporter substrate-binding protein, whose translation MKKILTVLVVLLSSIALFAGGSSERGDSAEGGGYKDTVTIGQGADVTSFDPHIGKETPAVAVTNHIFDTLVDTDPVTGEVVPQIAEKWEVVSPVEYRFFIRKGLKFHNGEDLKADDVKFSLDRAIASGSVSYIVDFIKDVKIEDDYTVLVTTKAPYGPTLRNLAVPFAGIVPKDYVTANPDGLKTSPIGSGPYKFVSWAQNDNAKLEAYADYYKGEPETKYLVFKIIPEASQRTIALETGELDISYDILVSDLKRIEQNKDLVLLEAPSLTCFYISFNMRKAPFDNQKVRQAINMAIDRQLLVDTVNSGTGAAADEIIAPAVFGYYSTGVWDYNPEKAKQLLAEAGYPNGFECSLWVNNNQSRVEMCQAIQEMLREIGITVKVEVMEFGTFISRSTAGEHDMGYFGWVTSTKDADYTYYSLEHSSQQGAPGNRSFIADPEVDRLVELGRTSADMDVRLDAYKNLALELKEIANNAPIIYTAITAGTNNAVEGFVLDPIGYHKLEGVKVAK comes from the coding sequence ATGAAAAAAATCCTGACAGTGCTAGTGGTTTTATTGAGCAGTATTGCGCTATTCGCCGGAGGGTCTTCCGAACGCGGTGACAGTGCAGAAGGTGGTGGCTACAAAGATACCGTCACCATCGGACAGGGTGCGGATGTAACCTCTTTCGATCCACACATCGGAAAAGAGACTCCTGCCGTTGCGGTTACCAACCACATCTTTGATACCTTGGTGGATACTGACCCTGTAACCGGTGAAGTGGTTCCCCAGATTGCAGAGAAATGGGAAGTTGTTTCCCCCGTTGAGTACCGTTTCTTCATCCGCAAGGGACTGAAGTTCCATAATGGTGAAGATCTGAAGGCCGATGATGTCAAATTCTCTCTTGACCGAGCCATCGCCAGTGGTTCAGTCTCCTACATCGTTGATTTCATCAAGGATGTAAAGATTGAGGATGACTATACGGTATTGGTCACTACGAAGGCACCGTATGGCCCAACCTTGCGCAACCTTGCTGTTCCCTTTGCAGGTATCGTTCCCAAGGACTATGTAACTGCAAATCCAGATGGATTGAAGACCAGTCCAATTGGAAGTGGACCGTATAAGTTCGTCTCTTGGGCTCAGAATGACAATGCCAAATTGGAGGCATATGCTGACTACTACAAGGGTGAACCCGAGACCAAGTACTTGGTATTCAAGATTATCCCTGAAGCATCCCAGAGAACCATTGCCCTTGAGACCGGCGAGCTTGATATCTCCTACGATATCCTCGTTTCAGATCTCAAGAGGATTGAGCAGAACAAGGATTTGGTGCTGCTTGAAGCCCCATCGCTGACTTGTTTCTATATCTCTTTCAATATGCGTAAGGCTCCATTTGACAACCAGAAGGTGAGACAGGCTATCAACATGGCCATCGATCGTCAGCTCCTGGTTGATACGGTAAACAGTGGTACTGGTGCCGCAGCCGATGAGATCATCGCACCTGCAGTGTTCGGATACTATTCCACTGGGGTTTGGGACTACAATCCTGAAAAAGCAAAACAGTTGCTTGCTGAAGCTGGCTACCCCAATGGGTTCGAGTGTTCTCTGTGGGTAAACAACAACCAGAGCCGTGTTGAGATGTGCCAGGCAATTCAGGAAATGCTCAGAGAAATCGGCATTACCGTAAAGGTTGAGGTCATGGAGTTCGGTACCTTCATCAGCCGTTCAACAGCCGGTGAGCATGACATGGGTTACTTCGGTTGGGTCACCTCCACCAAGGATGCGGACTATACCTATTACTCCCTCGAGCATAGCTCCCAGCAGGGTGCTCCTGGAAACCGTTCATTCATCGCCGATCCTGAAGTTGATCGTCTTGTTGAGCTTGGGCGAACCAGTGCTGACATGGATGTACGCCTTGACGCATACAAGAATCTGGCCCTTGAGCTGAAAGAGATTGCAAACAATGCACCGATTATCTACACCGCCATCACCGCAGGTACAAACAATGCAGTGGAAGGCTTTGTGCTTGATCCAATCGGCTATCACAAGCTGGAAGGTGTGAAGGTAGCGAAGTAA
- a CDS encoding M42 family peptidase — MMKKEDLIRSIIRISDANGISGFEDEVLSVIRDEGSSLGTFKEDRLRNLYLYRSENKEGLPLVQLNAHTDEVGFMVKAIRPDGMLEFIPIGGWIPTNVPAHMVRILNKDGEYVPAVVASKPPHFMSEAERNAPLDLSKMVLDVGARSSEEVVKEYRIGIAAPVIPDVTCRYDANHDLLIGKAFDCRIGCASVLATLKALQGKTLPVNLVGDFSSQEEVGTRGSIVSTEQIGADLAIVFEGCPADDTVVPEYQAQTCLKKGPMLRHIDARMITNPRYQRYALNLAEELGIPVQEAVRGAGATNGAPIHLSGGGVPAIVIGVPVRYAHTHYGISSVFDVEAAVALASELLQRLDEKVIRSF; from the coding sequence ATGATGAAAAAAGAAGACCTCATCCGAAGTATCATACGCATCAGTGATGCAAATGGTATCAGCGGATTTGAGGACGAGGTGTTATCTGTCATCAGGGATGAGGGCAGTTCGCTTGGAACATTTAAGGAAGATAGGTTACGAAATCTGTATCTCTATCGTTCTGAAAACAAAGAAGGGCTGCCGTTGGTGCAGTTGAATGCCCACACTGATGAGGTAGGGTTTATGGTGAAAGCCATACGTCCTGATGGGATGTTGGAGTTCATTCCCATTGGGGGATGGATTCCCACCAATGTTCCAGCCCACATGGTTCGCATCCTCAACAAGGATGGGGAGTATGTGCCTGCAGTTGTTGCAAGTAAGCCCCCCCACTTTATGAGTGAAGCTGAACGTAATGCTCCACTTGATCTTTCCAAGATGGTCTTGGATGTTGGGGCAAGAAGCAGTGAGGAAGTGGTTAAGGAGTATCGAATCGGCATAGCCGCTCCCGTAATACCTGATGTGACTTGCCGATATGATGCAAATCATGATTTGCTTATAGGCAAAGCCTTTGACTGCCGTATTGGGTGTGCAAGTGTGCTTGCGACTCTGAAAGCACTTCAGGGTAAGACCCTGCCGGTCAATTTGGTTGGGGATTTCTCGAGCCAAGAGGAAGTTGGTACCCGTGGCAGTATTGTAAGCACTGAGCAGATTGGTGCTGATCTTGCCATCGTGTTCGAAGGGTGCCCGGCTGATGATACGGTAGTCCCTGAGTATCAGGCTCAAACGTGTCTGAAGAAGGGTCCGATGTTGCGACATATCGATGCAAGGATGATTACCAATCCCCGGTATCAGCGATATGCCCTTAATCTGGCAGAAGAGCTTGGTATTCCTGTTCAGGAAGCAGTTCGTGGAGCGGGGGCAACCAATGGTGCGCCAATTCATCTCTCTGGTGGGGGAGTCCCTGCGATTGTAATCGGGGTACCGGTTAGGTATGCCCATACTCATTATGGAATCAGTTCTGTATTTGATGTGGAAGCGGCCGTTGCTTTGGCTAGCGAGTTATTGCAACGTCTCGATGAAAAGGTTATCAGGTCGTTCTGA
- a CDS encoding PTS sugar transporter subunit IIA produces MRILDYLTESSILFLKETQKNQILTTMTEKATASGYVSNEKAFTTAILEREAIMSTGIGLQVAIPHAKLDSIKEFFLLAAVMENDVPWDSLDKKPVRLVFMIGGPSDRQSDYLMILSKITLVIKNPERRKALMAAKTPQAVLDAFADL; encoded by the coding sequence ATGCGTATACTCGATTATCTTACTGAATCTTCCATTTTGTTTCTCAAAGAAACCCAAAAGAATCAGATACTCACAACCATGACAGAAAAAGCAACTGCAAGTGGGTATGTCTCCAATGAAAAGGCTTTTACGACAGCTATCCTTGAACGTGAGGCCATCATGAGCACAGGTATCGGTCTGCAGGTTGCCATCCCTCACGCAAAGTTGGACAGCATCAAGGAGTTTTTTTTACTTGCTGCAGTGATGGAAAATGATGTCCCATGGGATTCCTTGGACAAGAAGCCGGTACGTCTGGTTTTCATGATTGGCGGTCCTTCTGACCGACAGTCAGATTATCTCATGATCCTTTCCAAGATTACCTTGGTGATCAAGAACCCCGAACGCAGGAAAGCACTCATGGCTGCCAAGACTCCCCAGGCTGTGCTCGATGCATTTGCCGATCTGTAG
- a CDS encoding cation:proton antiporter has protein sequence MEFHLFLYLAAIFAAGYGSKVLTTTLKIPEVTGYVLLGVLLGGSLVNLLSPEVLDILTPLSSIALALIAFMIGIELKLDVIKRLGRSIIAIVTFECIGAFLVVFFGLFYVFKTNLNTALLLGSVASATAPAATVAVIKQYKAKGVLTSTILAVVGIDDAFALIIYVFVESFVSSNLLGSSLAIGPMVASALLSVAIAVGLGAVSAVLYILLLRGRRNNDWVMLLLAAFLFLLLGVCELLGVSELLSIMAFGMTIVNSSAVLSKKSETVVSSFSPVFLVAFFILGGAHLDVSLITQIGMLGLFYFAARSIGKVGGATFGALIGRAPKKVRFLIGFSLLPQVGVALALALAINKTFSAPAFGETGQQLANMIINVLLFTTIITEVVGPLLTRLALRKAGETNEQI, from the coding sequence ATGGAATTCCATCTGTTTCTCTATCTTGCTGCAATTTTCGCAGCGGGATATGGGAGTAAGGTACTCACGACAACTCTTAAAATTCCTGAAGTTACCGGCTATGTCCTCCTCGGTGTATTGCTTGGTGGTTCCTTGGTGAATCTTCTCTCTCCTGAAGTATTGGATATCTTGACTCCTCTCTCTTCCATCGCACTCGCCCTGATCGCATTCATGATCGGAATTGAGCTCAAGCTTGATGTGATCAAGCGACTGGGAAGGAGCATTATCGCCATCGTTACCTTCGAATGCATTGGAGCATTCCTTGTTGTTTTCTTTGGCTTGTTCTATGTATTCAAGACCAATCTCAATACTGCGCTTCTGCTTGGATCTGTAGCATCGGCAACAGCCCCTGCGGCAACAGTTGCTGTCATTAAACAGTACAAGGCAAAGGGAGTTTTGACTTCAACCATCTTGGCAGTGGTGGGTATTGATGATGCGTTTGCACTCATTATCTATGTCTTTGTGGAGAGCTTTGTCAGTTCCAACCTGCTCGGGAGTTCTCTTGCTATCGGGCCGATGGTAGCTTCAGCCTTGCTCTCTGTAGCAATTGCAGTAGGACTTGGTGCTGTTTCTGCAGTTCTCTATATTCTTCTTTTGCGAGGAAGGAGAAATAACGATTGGGTAATGTTGTTGCTTGCCGCTTTCCTCTTCTTGTTGTTGGGAGTTTGTGAGTTGCTTGGTGTCTCTGAGCTCCTTTCAATTATGGCTTTCGGAATGACCATCGTGAATAGTTCTGCGGTATTGAGCAAGAAGAGTGAGACAGTCGTATCCTCTTTCAGCCCTGTGTTTCTGGTTGCCTTCTTTATTCTAGGTGGAGCTCACCTGGATGTCTCCTTGATTACACAGATTGGAATGCTTGGGCTATTCTACTTTGCAGCAAGAAGTATTGGGAAGGTCGGGGGAGCTACCTTTGGAGCCTTAATAGGTCGCGCGCCGAAGAAAGTGCGATTTTTGATCGGTTTCTCTCTCTTGCCGCAGGTCGGGGTTGCCCTGGCGCTTGCCTTGGCGATCAACAAGACCTTCTCAGCCCCGGCTTTCGGGGAGACAGGTCAGCAACTAGCAAACATGATCATCAATGTGTTGTTGTTTACCACAATCATAACAGAGGTCGTGGGACCCTTGCTGACACGGTTGGCTCTACGCAAGGCGGGCGAAACGAATGAGCAGATCTAG